The Dehalococcoidia bacterium genome window below encodes:
- a CDS encoding dihydrofolate reductase family protein yields MGKLVVTEFVTLDGVMEDPGGAEKSRYGGWSLRFFSDEAAKFKFDELSASDAQLLGRKTYEGFAAAWPSMQDEFADRMNGMPKYVVSTTLQKAEWNNSQIIRDNVVEQITRLKRQPGRDLLVAGSRTLVQTLMQHGLVDEFRLLVHPIVLGDGLRLFGDTGGAKTMNLVECKPFSSGVVALTYAAGAGSAE; encoded by the coding sequence ATGGGCAAGCTGGTCGTAACCGAGTTCGTGACCCTGGACGGCGTGATGGAAGATCCGGGCGGGGCCGAAAAGAGCCGGTATGGGGGCTGGAGCCTCCGCTTCTTCAGCGATGAGGCGGCGAAGTTCAAGTTCGATGAGCTGTCTGCCAGCGACGCGCAGCTGCTGGGGCGCAAGACCTACGAGGGCTTCGCCGCGGCCTGGCCGTCGATGCAGGACGAGTTCGCCGACCGCATGAACGGCATGCCCAAGTACGTCGTCTCGACCACGCTGCAGAAGGCCGAGTGGAACAACTCGCAGATCATCCGGGACAACGTCGTCGAACAGATCACGCGGCTGAAGCGGCAACCGGGCAGGGATCTGCTCGTGGCCGGCAGCCGCACGCTGGTGCAGACGCTGATGCAGCACGGCCTCGTGGATGAGTTCCGGCTGCTGGTGCATCCGATCGTGCTGGGCGACGGCCTGCGTCTCTTCGGCGATACCGGCGGGGCGAAGACGATGAACCTGGTCGAGTGCAAGCCGTTCAGCTCGGGCGTCGTTGCCCTCACCTACGCGGCCGGCGCAGGGTCTGCCGAATAA